GGGGCCGAGACGTATCGCCCTTTCTGTCATCTCATCACAGGCGGCAGCAAACTTCGGCGCATCGGAGGCACCGATGTTGAACATCTCGATTCGCTCCGGCTCCATCCCGACCTCTTTGAGGAGTTCCTTAGCATGCTTTACTTGTTTTTTAGCCCTCAGATTTCCTTCCAGGAAATGGCAATCGCCTTCCTCTCAGCCGGCGACGAAGGCGGC
This sequence is a window from Dehalococcoidales bacterium. Protein-coding genes within it:
- a CDS encoding hydrogenase iron-sulfur subunit: MAEVYEPKVVAFCCHYCAYSAADLAGSMRLEYSPNVRVVKLMCTGKVDALHLLRAFEDGVDAAFVAGUEEGDCHFLEGNLRAKKQVKHAKELLKEVGMEPERIEMFNIGASDAPKFAAACDEMTERAIRLGPNPLRKEKVGV